The genomic segment GCGTTCGCTGAAGCAGAAAACTGGCCAGATGATTGCCACGGTAATGTACATCAGAACGGCCAGGACGTTGTAGACTGTCAAAAAAGTCTCGAAAGGAAATGGTAATGTAGCTGTGAGCTTAGCAATGGTTAAAATTATGATCAGGAAGGTGAGGATAAAACAGATGCAGTATACAGCCATGCACCACTGCCGACCAGAGTTGGCCCCATATGAGCCCTCAACAAGTACGAAGATAATGCAGGCGATGAAAGCTTCCAACACTTTAAGCAGTCCTGGAACAGTCTTTAAAAAGCCACTGACTTCACCAGGCTTTGCTCGCATGAGACTGACTTCAATCGTATAGGCAATAAAGCACAGGCAGGACATGGCGGTGGCTGCTATTTGTTGGTCCTCAGTTGCACGCTTGTTGGAGGAGAGGTAAACAGTGGGGTAAATAATCGAGGCAGTCAGGTTCAAAAGCGTGGCCAGCATCGCAAATGAGGTGGTGAAGTCCTCCCAGGATATCGGAATATTGGTGTGAAGGCCTGTCAGCTCCAACACAACAATGATAAAGGTGACGGCGAATGAAAAGCACCATGCGAACATACACCAACCTCCGTAAGGTCCAGAGTAACGATCCACGTGAGCAATCAGACTGAATGCCGTACATGAAAGGAAGACTTCAAAAAGCCTCACAATCCCCACTGGGGTGATCAACGATCTGAAATTCATTTGCACAGGCATCCTGCGGAATATCTAGGAAACTCTACGCTCGGTATACTTCTCTCTTTGCTGCAATGCACTGAGGTGCGGTTCACTGCTATCCACATAAAACTTAATATGTTACATATTCTCCCACAAACATTCTTCCTGGTGAGTCACGTCCGATGGCCACACCGATAGTTTATTTGCTTCTCTGAGTTGGCTGGGATAACACAGGAGAGCCTACCTTAAAATTAGTTTCCTAGGTACTTTATTTTCTGTTGGGTCTAAGTATTTCTTTATGAGAAGATACACATCCTACCCTTCTAATGGCAAATCATTTTCAGAACGTGCCTGTGCTTTTGGGGTGGATTGAACCCGTCAAGGTTCTTTCTTTCCTGGCTGTAAAGACACAATCTAACTTTAAAGAGAAAGTAGCGGTGCAAAAAATCATGTGTTGATTTCTCTGGGCTGAGTTCTTGTCAACCTTCAGACACGGTCATGAGCAGGAAATTTTACAAGGCACCTTAAACGTTTTGTTTTATTGTAATATGCATACAATGAATACTTAGTGAAAAGAAGGTGCAGGAgactcaggattcacaccaccaggttcagggacagttgttacccttgaaacaaaggggataacttcactcaacttcacttgtccaatCACTGAAATTCCCACAACCTTATGGACTCTCAagaactcttcaactcatgttcttggtatttattgcttatttatttaacattactatttctttctttttatatttgcgtttcatgtaccccatgacgggttaaaggtccagcagaaatggaaaacaccttggagtctggtattgctattaactaatggaatttattagtaactacacaatacagtaatataaatgcagataaatcaaacagattagcaatgattatatataagtaagtgtggaaatatatgaaaaccaagcttcttcaggtctaggggtaaatagtctTACCacgatgagtaaagttcagttcagttcgtggtattgagttgagtagtgctggagagagagagagggagaagtttgaagtcttcaggtgagctgacgccatcgatctccccgttgtcctctgaaatcctttagaagtcaccgactgtgaccacaacaaaggggaccgttcttctgtggtggaattatcaacccaggtgagggttggacacacaaataactccccaccggtcacgccctgttcacactgcaagagccactgatcgatccacctcatcgatcctccaaaactcactttttctgtgggcacaacaaagttcattcagtgtccaaaaccatgtgtctgtccgtttatcatctgaccttctatttatctcaccttGCCGAATACTAGCTGTTCTTCAACcagctcctcctctctctctctctctctctctaagaaAACAGAAGCTGAAACTAGTGTCCTTGTAAaaatgtaaacatgctgcagaaaaCCCATAACATCATCCAAAgctgtctttgtctctctctctctctctcttaaaaacaagatgtcggtgttaaataactctctctctctcagttcataggggtaattcaggaccctggtacagcagtttgttgccttttgcattctggttgaacacccaattgGTGCaaccttttattgattctattatggttatcatTCTATTATTGAATTTGACAAGAGAATAgaccttagggttgtatatggtgatatatatgtactggCGCGTGTtgacgcgtggccaagtggttaaggcatttgtctagtgatttgaaggtcgctagttcaaaccttggctgaggcagcgtgttgtgtccttgagcaaggcacttaaccatacattgctctgcgacgacaccagtgccaagctgtatgagtcctaatgcccttcccttggacaacgttggtagcatggagaggggagacttgcagcatgggcaactgccggtcttccatacaagctTACCCAGGCCTGTGacctggaaaccttccagggtgcaaatccatggtctcatgagactaacggatgccgagatatgtttgtgtgtgtgtatgtatatactttgataataaatttactttgaactttcttggactttgaaaattgaaaaatcacacatttttgattttatttattaattgaagggtataatgaaatatagTACAAAAAAGAAAATCTTCCATGTTTCATTAACTTTTGCGCTGGCCGgcggtttattaacaatgagctattGACTTTCTCCCTGTGTTTATTTttgcaatttgtaacagtgttgcaaCATGAAACACTGACAGTGTAAATACATTAAAGCtcaaacaggaggaattctgcagatgctggaaattcaagcaacacacatcaaagttgctggtgaatacagcaggccaggcagcatctctaggaagaggtgcagtcgacgtttcaggccgagacccttcgtcaggactaactgaaagaagagctagtaagagatttgaaagtgggagggggagggggagatccaaaatgataggagaagacaggagggggagggatggagccaagagctgggcaggtgattggcaaaagggataggtgaggatcatgggacaggaggcccagggagaaggaaaaggaggaggggggggaaacccagaggatgggcaaggggtatagtcagagggacagagggagaagaaggagagtgagagaaagaatgtgtgtataaaaataaatagcggatggggtacgagggggaggtggggcattagcggaagttagagaagtcaatgttcatgccatcaggttggaggctacccagacagaatataaggtgttgttcctccaacctgagtgtggcttcatctttacagtagaggaggccgtggatagacatgtcagaatgggaatgggatgtggaattaaaatgtgtggccactgggagatcctgctttctctggcggacagagcgtaggtgttcagcaaagcggtctcccagtctgcgtcgggtctcgccaatatatagaaggccacatcgggagcaccagacgcagtatatcaccccagccgactcacaggtgataTTAAAGCTCCAAAGTTTTCCAAAGTAAATGTTGTGGTACGTTCATTATTTAGacaatttatggattatatttatTAACATATAGTTAATTACAggttatttcacaattatattaacatagatttcaaattGATATTAGTATAATTTCAAAATgttattaacattatataaaagacaATTCCAGCTGAATGGTAAAGGTTATGTGCGCTGGAGCACTATTGCGCACCAGCACAGCTTAGAGGCAACAGTGGCTCTTACTCCATGAGGATGTGACAGAGTTCAAGTTCAAGATTattgtcactcaaccatacaTCATTCCTCCAAGGCCAAATTGCAAGGCACAATACATATAATCACACGTGGCACACTTAGTTATGAAAATACCTACAGTCACAAAgaaatattagcacaagtccctgagtggtgTATGGCATGTTGTACTGGAGCCATGTTTCCGCAGGAACAAGCACGCAGCAGTTCCTCACCTCATGCTGGGTCAGCCATATTGAGATCTGTTCACTTTGGGCTATGTAAGCTTTTAGTTGGCATGTGCCCTTTCCCCATTATGGGTATGCACACAAGGGTGGCAGTGGAGAGAATGTTGAGAAAGAAAATGGTAGCCTAGTGTATTAAACGTAAATGGAGAAagtaaagtttaaaaaaatgaaggaaaatcttttctttgttgACTCTACATTATCagtgttggcagaggatggtttcCAATTATTGGATCCCATTCGACAAGAGTAAGCCTTATGAAAGCTGGAAAAATGAAATTGGATTTCTTGTGCTACAGAGCTTGTGAAGAAGAAGCAGGCACAGGTAGTTGTACTGTCGCTCTCAGGAAGAGCAGGATGGAAATTTCGGTGGAAGACTTGAACAAAGATGACGGTATAAAATCGCTAATAAATGCACCGACTCCATTTTTCTGAAGGAAGAAAGGGATTGGATTTATGAGTATATTCAGACTTCGACAAAGTTTCCAGAGACAGTTCTGCAAATATGGCTGATTATATTGTTGATTTTGAACAAAAGTACTGTACAGTCGCACGCGTAAGTACAAAATGGAACTTCCCGACACAGTATTAGCTTTTAAGTTGTTGGATACTGTGTGTCCAAACATAATGGGCAGACAGCTAGTGTTAACTGCATGTACAGAACTTACATTTGCAACTACGAAATTTTTGGAGAAATGGCTGACAAGACAACAGTCGGAACTAGTTTGGGTCAGGAAACAGCATACTTCACTGAGCGGAAAAGAGAGTGTAACAAGCGTAGGTCCCAGAAAGACCAGACAAGGTCGCCATTACCTGGCACGAATCACTAAACAAGTACGCAAGAGATGAAAATGTGCTGTTTGTCAA from the Mobula birostris isolate sMobBir1 chromosome 9, sMobBir1.hap1, whole genome shotgun sequence genome contains:
- the LOC140203137 gene encoding myeloid-associated differentiation marker homolog, producing the protein MPVQMNFRSLITPVGIVRLFEVFLSCTAFSLIAHVDRYSGPYGGWCMFAWCFSFAVTFIIVVLELTGLHTNIPISWEDFTTSFAMLATLLNLTASIIYPTVYLSSNKRATEDQQIAATAMSCLCFIAYTIEVSLMRAKPGEVSGFLKTVPGLLKVLEAFIACIIFVLVEGSYGANSGRQWCMAVYCICFILTFLIIILTIAKLTATLPFPFETFLTVYNVLAVLMYITVAIIWPVFCFSERYGTPNRPQACARGNCKWDNQVTATVLTYVNLIVYIVDLVYSAKLVFISRV